Proteins co-encoded in one Bacteroidales bacterium genomic window:
- a CDS encoding threonylcarbamoyl-AMP synthase: MKQEFGNDINQALKVLQQGGMIIYPTDTIWGIGCDATNATAVEKVFTVKKRTGQKAMIVLMPDVSWLPSYVKHIPEVAYQLIEVADKPLTLVLEGAFNLASNLVAPDGSIAVRIVHDSFCQALLERFGKPLVSTSANFSGEPAPAVFRDIEPRLLAMVDYVVGWRQNDNTPGEPSSIIRLGPGGEVKILRP, translated from the coding sequence ATGAAACAGGAATTCGGCAATGATATAAACCAGGCGCTGAAAGTTCTTCAGCAGGGCGGAATGATTATCTATCCTACCGATACCATCTGGGGCATCGGCTGCGATGCAACCAATGCAACTGCCGTTGAAAAGGTGTTTACCGTCAAGAAAAGAACCGGACAAAAAGCCATGATTGTTCTCATGCCCGACGTATCATGGCTCCCGTCGTACGTGAAGCATATACCTGAGGTGGCCTATCAGCTGATTGAAGTAGCTGACAAGCCGCTGACGCTTGTTCTGGAAGGGGCTTTTAATCTCGCCTCCAACCTGGTTGCTCCCGATGGAAGCATTGCTGTACGGATTGTTCACGATTCTTTCTGCCAGGCACTGCTGGAACGGTTCGGCAAGCCTCTTGTTTCCACTTCGGCCAATTTCTCAGGAGAACCTGCCCCGGCTGTCTTCCGTGACATTGAACCCCGCCTGCTTGCCATGGTTGACTATGTGGTAGGCTGGCGTCAAAACGACAACACCCCCGGTGAACCCTCTTCCATTATCAGGCTGGGGCCCGGAGGTGAAGTCAAAATTTTACGGCCTTAG
- a CDS encoding DUF2807 domain-containing protein has translation MKSTSKLLLAFSGILAFLLAGSLISFAPWQDEKREERDLSVFKGFSVSIPADVYYTQDKTQRVILEGDPDDLARVVTQVEGSTLKIFTRGFSFRWNGKVKITLSSAECQFMELSGSGKIVSEKPLNTNALDLRLSGSGSFIIQQLNAKSLSGRISGSGNMTVNGGSELSEIDFSISGSGDVNAENFLAKQGSVKISGSGNCSVNVTERLEGRISGSGNLYYRGKPMLDVVISGSGKARPI, from the coding sequence ATGAAATCAACGAGTAAATTATTGCTGGCTTTCTCAGGAATTCTTGCTTTTCTGCTGGCCGGCTCACTGATCAGTTTTGCTCCCTGGCAGGATGAAAAAAGGGAGGAACGTGACCTTTCGGTATTTAAGGGCTTTTCCGTAAGCATACCGGCCGATGTGTATTATACACAGGATAAGACCCAGCGGGTAATTCTGGAAGGGGATCCCGATGATCTGGCAAGAGTAGTTACCCAGGTAGAAGGGTCGACCCTGAAAATTTTTACCCGCGGATTTAGTTTCCGCTGGAATGGAAAGGTAAAAATTACCCTGTCGTCGGCCGAATGCCAGTTTATGGAACTTTCCGGCTCAGGGAAAATCGTTTCCGAAAAGCCGCTGAATACGAATGCTCTTGACCTCAGGCTGAGCGGAAGCGGGTCATTTATCATTCAACAACTCAATGCAAAATCGCTTAGCGGAAGAATTTCAGGTTCAGGCAATATGACGGTAAACGGCGGTTCTGAGCTTTCAGAAATTGATTTTTCCATCAGCGGTTCGGGCGACGTCAATGCCGAAAATTTTCTGGCAAAGCAGGGTAGTGTAAAAATCAGCGGATCGGGGAACTGCTCGGTAAACGTTACGGAAAGGCTTGAAGGCCGCATTTCGGGAAGCGGAAATCTTTATTACCGTGGTAAGCCCATGCTGGATGTAGTTATTTCCGGGAGCGGGAAGGCCAGACCTATCTGA
- the rimM gene encoding 16S rRNA processing protein RimM, protein MEPEKLHSIGRITKLHGIRGAVILRGSGELSSVLKGQKVVFVEFDGYPVPFFPEETEFLSDDTAIVRFRDIGSPVKNEELPGREVFLLRQKVRRKKELTFHDLIGYAFVDKRTGQTGNVTGVVDYEMNPLLQVSNGNVDFLVPFAEPIIQRIDHKNRIIEADLPEGLADINENAQDE, encoded by the coding sequence ATGGAACCTGAAAAATTGCATTCTATTGGCCGTATTACCAAACTTCACGGGATCAGGGGTGCTGTTATCCTGCGGGGTTCAGGTGAATTGTCCTCCGTGCTGAAGGGGCAGAAGGTTGTATTTGTCGAATTTGACGGATATCCCGTACCATTTTTTCCGGAAGAAACGGAATTCCTTTCCGACGACACTGCCATTGTGCGTTTCCGTGATATCGGGTCGCCGGTAAAAAACGAAGAACTGCCCGGAAGAGAGGTGTTTCTTTTACGGCAAAAAGTACGCCGGAAAAAGGAACTGACCTTTCATGACCTTATCGGGTATGCTTTTGTAGATAAGCGAACAGGACAAACCGGTAATGTAACCGGAGTTGTGGACTATGAAATGAATCCGTTGTTGCAGGTAAGTAACGGGAATGTGGACTTTCTTGTACCATTTGCTGAACCGATCATCCAGCGCATTGATCACAAAAACAGGATCATTGAGGCCGACCTGCCCGAAGGATTGGCCGACATCAACGAAAATGCGCAGGATGAATGA
- a CDS encoding 30S ribosomal protein S16, translating to MPVKIRLSRKGRRGRPYYHIVVADSRAPRDGRFIEKIGVYNPLTNPSTIELDFDKALSWLQKGAQPTDTCRAILSSEGVMLKKHLLEGVKKGAFDAEEAERRFNAWKEDKLKKLEEKKSHTQKAKEEEARKRLEAEAKVRELRAQEIAKKNAEKAKAESAQPEGEAAEESPSAEAEAPAEEGKAEGSAE from the coding sequence ATGCCTGTAAAAATTCGACTCAGCAGAAAAGGTCGTCGGGGACGGCCCTATTACCACATAGTGGTAGCTGACAGCAGGGCGCCACGGGATGGCAGATTTATTGAAAAGATTGGAGTGTACAATCCGCTTACCAATCCTTCAACCATTGAACTGGATTTCGATAAAGCGCTGTCCTGGCTGCAAAAAGGCGCACAACCCACTGATACATGCCGTGCTATTTTATCTTCCGAAGGAGTTATGCTGAAAAAGCATCTTCTGGAGGGGGTAAAAAAAGGTGCTTTTGATGCCGAAGAAGCTGAAAGACGCTTCAATGCATGGAAAGAAGACAAGCTGAAGAAGCTGGAAGAAAAGAAGAGCCATACTCAGAAGGCAAAAGAAGAGGAAGCACGGAAACGACTGGAAGCAGAAGCCAAGGTCAGAGAGCTCAGGGCACAGGAAATCGCCAAAAAGAATGCCGAGAAAGCTAAAGCTGAGAGTGCCCAGCCGGAAGGCGAAGCGGCTGAAGAAAGCCCTTCTGCCGAAGCAGAAGCTCCTGCTGAAGAAGGCAAGGCTGAAGGTTCTGCCGAATAA